From the genome of Mustela lutreola isolate mMusLut2 chromosome 16, mMusLut2.pri, whole genome shotgun sequence, one region includes:
- the PLD3 gene encoding 5'-3' exonuclease PLD3 gives MKPKLMYQELKVPAEEPASELPMNEIEAWKAAEKKARWVLLVLILAVVGFGALMTQLFLWEYGDLHLFGPNQRPAPCYDPCEAVLVESIPEGLDFPNASTGNPSTSQAWLGLLAGVHSTLDIASFYWTLTNNDTHTQEPSAQQGEEVLRQLQSLAPQGVKVRITVSKPNGPQPQADLQALLQSGAQVRMVDMQKLTHGVLHTKFWVVDQTHFYIGSANMDWRSLTQVKELGVVMYNCSCLARDLTKIFEAYWYLGQAGSSIPATWPRPYDTRYNQETPMEICLNGTPALAYLASAPPPLCPSGRTPDLKALLNVVDNARSFIYIAVMNYLPTMEFSHPRRFWPPIDDGLRRAAYERGVKVRLLISCWGHSEPSMRAFLLSLAALRDNHTHSDVQVKLFVVPADESQARIPYARVNHNKYMVTERATYIGTSNWSGSYFTETAGTSLLVTQNGRGGLRSQLEAVFLRDWDSPYSHDLDTSADSVGNACRLL, from the exons ATGAAGCCTAAACTGATGTACCAGGAG ctgAAGGTGCCTGCGGAGGAACCTGCCAGCGAGCTGCCCATGAACGAGATCGAGGCTTGGAAGGCTGCAGAAAAG aaAGCCCGTTGGGTCCTGCTAGTCCTCATCCTGGCAGTTGTGGGCTTCGGTGCCCTGATGACTCAGCTGTTTCTATGGGAATACGGCGACTTGCATCTCTTTGGACCCAACCAGCGTCCAGCCCCCTGCTATGACCCCTGCGA AGCAGTGCTGGTAGAGAGCATTCCCGAAGGTCTGGACTTCCCCAATGCCTCCACGGGCAACCCCTCCACCAGCCAGGCCTGGCTGGGCCTGCTCGCCGGTGTTCACAGCACTCTGGACATCGCCTCCTTCTACTGGACCCTCACCAACAACGACACCCACACTCAGGAGCCCTCTGCCCAGCAG GGTGAGGAGGTCCTCCGGCAGCTACAGTCCCTGGCCCCTCAAGGTGTGAAGGTCCGCATTACCGTGAGCAAGCCCAATGGGCCCCAGCCACAGGCCGACCTGCAGGCACTGCTGCAAAGTG GTGCCCAGGTGCGCATGGTGGATATGCAGAAGCTGACCCATGGCGTCCTGCACACCAAGTTCTGGGTGGTGGACCAGACCCACTTCTATATCGGCAGTGCCAACATGGACTGGCGCTCCCTGACCCAG GTCAAGGAGCTAGGAGTGGTCATGTACAACTGCAGCTGCCTAGCTCGGGACCTGACCAAGATCTTCGAGGCCTACTGGTACCTGGGCCAGGCAGGCAGCTCCATCCCGGCTACCTGGCCCCGGCCCTATGATACCCGCTACAATCAGGAGACACCAATGGAGATCTGTCTCAATGGAACCCCTGCTCTGGCCTACTTGGCG AGTGCGCCCCCACCACTGTGTCCAAGTGGCCGCACCCCGGATCTGAAGGCTCTGCTCAACGTAGTGGACAATGCCCGGAGTTTTATTTACATCGCGGTCATGAACTACCTGCCGACCATGGAGTTCTCCCACCCGCGCAG GTTCTGGCCCCCCATCGATGATGGGCTGCGGCGGGCTGCCTATGAGCGGGGCGTCAAGGTTCGCCTGCTGATCAGCTGCTGGGGACACTCTGAGCCGTCCATGCGGGCCTTCCTGCTCTCCCTGGCTGCCCTGCGTGACAACCACACCCACTCTGATGTCCAGGTG AAACTCTTCGTGGTCCCTGCGGATGAGAGCCAGGCCCGAATCCCGTACGCCCGCGTCAACCACAATAAGTACATGGTGACGGAACGGGCCACCTACATCG GAACCTCCAACTGGTCTGGCAGCTACTTCACGGAGACAGCGGGCACCTCGCTGCTGGTGACGCAGAATGGGCGGGGCGGCCTGAGGAGCCAGCTGGAGGCAGTTTTCCTGAGGGACTGGGACTCCCCATACAGCCATGACCTTGACACTTCAGCCGACAGTGTGGGCAATGCCTGTCGCCTGCTGTGA